The DNA segment TCTAATGTTATGTTGCCCAAGGTGAACGTAaagtctgatttatttttttataggggGAGGAAGGAGTGGGATATCTGGCTCAGCATCAATTTTTTGATCCGGTCAGTTAACCCTAATGTCTCAGTCAATGACTTTCAGTCCCATTGTGAATGCAATGCAAAACTGGATCTCCAGTTATGCTAGAAGAGTTATGGGgcacaaatgtaaaatgttaaacgTGTTTTCGAAAACACAACTTACAAAAGAGCATTTACAAAAACAACAGTGCAGGTTTCAATGTCTCATGTTTGTATGTAACAACAATcaaaaaatctataaatataaaatttacaattacaatttaagttatatttaaattcattttcaAACACAAGTTCCGGAAGCGCTTGTTCATCTAGGCCTTTCTATCATATCCAAAGGATATGCATGTATAAGCGGCTGCTTCGCTCACACCTGTGATGATTCTTCCAGCATCCCTCTGACTTTATATTTCATAACGCCTACCAATCATTATATCAGAATTGTCTTTCTattcactgtaaaccctaataagttcgtagaactaaaaaaaaaaattgtaaattagTTACATCAAATTTTTCAAGTTAATAAACTCCCAAGTTTAAGTTAATTGAACTTTCAGATTTTGAACTACACATGTTACTTGATTTTAACTTAAGGTAatttggttacactttattttagtgtCCTTGTTGCAGTGCaattaattaatgattattaCTAGTTAACAtcatgtacttactataggtttagggttagttgctgGTAATAATGATAATTGACTGTTATTACTACAGTCAATACATGTAATATGTACAATGAACAAGGACAATGAAAAATTAATTTACCGGTACATTTTAATGGCACAACTTTAAATGTAACACTTTTTCTGAACTTAAAATTACCATGTAAATTTGGCTTAAATATTTCCAAGTGGGGGGACCTATCTAGGTATTACAGTGAATGCTAACATGTTGAATGCATGCTAATTCTTCAACGAGTAAAGCAATGTATTGTATAACAATCTTAAACTGTATCTGTCCTCAATctaagctcaagctccactattcACCATAATTGTTACGCCCAAATTCATTTCAAAACTCTTAAGAAATCGCATTTTAAACATGTTAATTTTACAGTTTATGTACATTAACAGTTTTTGTCTCCAGAACAAAACTAATCATATTGTCTCATAACAATACAAGCAGAATCCAATTGAAAAGGGTTTGTTTTTGCCGTTTTAAAGCAGTAGATTTGGATAATACTCTTCTGTTAGGTTCCAGAGTTGAAAGAAGATATTCGTATCCCTGACTATTGTTGTCTTGGAGAAGGAAATGAAGATGACATTACAATTAATGCCTGGTTTGGGCCTGGGGGCACGGTGTCTCCTCTCCAACAGGATTCTCAACAAAACTTTTTGGCACAGGTaaacccaaaaatctaaatgttaattTGGTATTTGACCATAGTTTTCAAGCAGGGCTTTTTTAAATTGCAGGTGGTTGGGAGTAAATGTATCCGTCTCTACGGTCcaaaggaaacaaaaaaattGTATCCACATCAGTCTCAGCTTCTGCATAACACCAGTCAGGTAAAACACGGATTGCTTCTCGTCATACCTTACTTTTGATCAAATAGTTCAAGTAAATGACACCCCAATGTTCACTTAGAATTTCAATTTTCAATCATGTGTGATGACAATTAGGTGGAGGTGGAGAATCCAGACCTGGTAAAGTTCCCAGACTTCCCTAAAGCCTCATATCAGGAGTGTGTGCTCCGGCCTGGGGATGTGCTTTTTATCCCTGTTCAGCACTGGCATTATGTGCACTCTCTCAAGCTCAGCTTTTCCGTTAGTTTTTGGTGGTCTTGATATGTATACAAACTAAAACAGCTTAAAATCTTACAAATTTAAGTTAAGGTTGTCTGGTATGAACAGTTTCAGTAACTAGAAAATCAATAAATGTCCAGACCATaccttaataaatgtattaaaaaaaacatgcaattacaTTACATGGCGCTCTGCAAACAGAATAAAATTGAAACATTTGAATCTTTGATAACAGCTTGAGGAACTGACTTATTTTAAACAATCTATACTTGAATCTTTTACAATAGCCCTTTGCAAGGATTTACTGTATGAATTGAGAGTGCTTTTTTTCAGAATCTCCACCTATCAACTTGGAGGTAGTAAAAAACATGCTGAATATTTTAGTCTACAAATGGTCCAGTACAAGAGAGCGAGTAAGCAGTTTGATATGGAATCAAACTTATACTGTGACATTTAGAAACAAACATATTTAATAACTTCTTTAATAAtagacaatacatttaaaaaaattgaatgCACTTGAATAATCCTCATAACGAGTCAAAAGCCCAGCTGCAGAGTTGAAtctgcagggtaaactttgagATTAGGACCTTCTGGAACGCCGTGTTGCTGATGTGGATGGTGTGGGAGCCGTGTTCTCTTTGGCTGATGAAGACTGACTTTGTGAACTCTGTGACTGAGGACGCTGTATTTCTGCAAATTaaggaacaagagaggaagatTACAAaacttgtttaaatatttttacacatcTAGGATTAGTGGAGCAATCTTAGAGGTAAAACAATTCACCTGGAATCTCATGAGGCCAGAAATCATTGCATGAGGGGCAATGAGGGTCACTTCGTCCTTTAAAATATCTAGCAACACACGGGAGGTGCATCTTGATTCCACAGGTCGGACTGTCACACATTTGGCactgcgtttaaaaaaaaaaacatgcaatttgTTGTATGCAGTTTCCCCATACACAAACACCATGTCTGAAAATGTCATGAGACAACATCTGACACATATTCTGCTCATTAATGTTCAATCCCTTTCAGAATCTGAAAgatgtttaacattaaaataagaGGGATCATAAAAATGGCTTTATTTAATACTGCCCAGATGAAACTGCActaaaaatgctttgaatttaCATAATTTAATCATGTATATTTGGTTCCAGTTGCATCAACATATTTTTTCCCTCTTTGCTTAACTCATTAATTCTTTGTCAGGAAGcctaatttatgtaattttaacATAATGGaatataaagttattttaaatgacCCAATTAAGTAGCCTCAAAGTGATTTTATACTGTGTCCCTAACTTAAATCATTTCCTCAGTTTTACATAATATTTGTGTGTCCCATTAAGCTAACTTTTAGCTAGCAATTTCATACATTAGCGTGCTAAATACTTAGTAATAATTGCTCCCTGAGAACTGCGTTTGTACTCGTTCTCAAGAAAAATCTACACTCTTCAACATATTGGTAACCCAACGTAACAGAATTGGTTCCAAATcccaaaataataacattaaacaaTATTAAGTGAGTTACTTTTCACATATTGCAACAAAAAAAACCATAAAATAACtcaatttcaaaaatgttacTCTCTGcatcccatgcaaagcatgcatgAAACAACAAATCTCCTTGCCCATATTGTTGAACATACTTTATTGGTTCATATTCACCCTACATTATGTGCACAGTTTAGAGAATAACATTAAttgaaagcaaagaaaacaagtttataagAGTAACACAATTTTGGAGATCACAAGTAATATGATTTAGTAAATCAGACAACCTGTTTTCCCGGTATTTCAGTGTGTTTGACATAAATTTTACAAGATTATCCTGTAAAAATGTTACCTATGTGTTGCTTCTGCTAGCATCACTGACTAAATCCTTTTGTGATGGTTGTGCACGAGTACGTGGTTTGTCCTGGGCAGTCCCACTTTTCTTGACAAAACGTTTCAAGGTAATGAAAACTCTTTGGTTCCCttgcatttattacattttttagttCTTAACAGCAGTTCAGAAATTATAGAATCCAGCTTTGCAacacatacacaactattacaaaatgcTGCAAGCAGTCATTGATGCTCAAGGAGGCAAAACATGAGGTTGAGGCATATACATTTTGGGATAACGTGGGTTAGGGTTAATTGTTAATTTCcgctattaaaaatgtattatttaacacgttaaaaaaattatgctATTAATGCAGTATCCGGTTATTGCACAtcctgaaacttcactaatgATTTTTCCCCAATTCCTGTGGCTAAAACTggcatatatatacattttaaggaTATACACGTGACTCGACTGCACAGAAACTagttgtgtggagcagtgcacacgTGCAACATAACAGAGGATGTACTGTACACAGTGTTGGGGGGTTACTTTTCCAATaaacattacagaatacatgctgtaaaatgtcatttgtatcatatttcgttagattactcaaagtcagtaacgtactcaaaatactttgaattacttcttcagcactggtagattttttcacttgttttgactataaaactctgctagtacagtaagacaaaatacacattaaaaatacattctctgaaaaacaaatgtcatatgcagtgttgtttctcaaacaagataaatcaaattgatcttgttttaaggattttttgatatcatcaagaatattatttttgccctaatataggTCAtagtagaaaaaaagaaattatgatccaacgtgaattttcttgataaaaacatatgatcgtgtctggtaacgtgcatataaaatggctagaaataacattttatctAGCGTAAAGCTGactatttacacaaggtttatttctatttcttctgctccaaacttacttctctgtctgcttgtatgaatgtaacacatcataagaaagtgtttcaccactgttcaaatgcactttggattgcatcatttatctgtataaatgttttccatctgaaaggactaaatattatatgaaacaaatgaaaataaaatgcaaaataatctcttcagtaatcaaaatagtttctgtattctaaataccaatgatttaaattgtaactgtcgTGGAATACGGttacttatatattttaaatacgtacATTGCATGTATTCCGTTACAACCCAACCCCGactgtatggagaatggagacttcacccacaAGCGaagagccaggtgtgggagaaaAACAGGCTATATAATGTCTTCCAATTAGAGATATCCCAATACTGGTATCAGAATCGGTTCCGATACCGCACTCGTATCGGAATGCTCAGATACCATCTGACATACGAATATCGTTACataaacattcagtgcacaaattaaaatcgcATTATTTCCTATTGAGATTATTTAAccgcaaaagctgtgatttaatttgCTTGTGCAGCACGCTTCAAATGTAagcacttgtgaatgtgtggagacagtgttgtgccGGCGCTGGTTCAGGTACTTATTAAAGCTCCTCCTTGGCTCATACTCTGAAATCACTGTTATGAGCATCGAGCgttctgtttgtagcagatgagaGTGAACAAATCagagtacatacttatttaattcAATAGCAGCATTTACGTTCACGTAGCAACATGCTTTTCCAGACTGAAAAGCTACcatcaaaacacaacaaaattcaaaataaaggcttcgtcaaaataaaagctcaatttaattgAAGAAATGGACAGAAATATATCAATACTCTATagtaatgtaatattcactgtattactactaataataattcaatggtaaatgtattatattttaggactgcaactaacaattattttgataatctaatgattattgcaacgattaatcattaactCTTAACCGGCTATTCAGCTTGGGCCTAgacataaaatgttgtattaaagaggataaaatcatcttttaaaaatctctaaatggcattcactgaattccaaggaaaaatacaactttttattaagtttaattcagtaaaaattcactgcaaaaaatctatTGTAATCaaaagtttttgtcttgttttccacatattctctaaaaacaagtctaaatatcttaaatattgCTTCTcagataaatgtatcttgtttttaagtaggctgtttttagatattttaaaatatttaaatattaaaaattgtattcaacattctccaataacaataTTTTCTTATGTAGCATAgctcttaaatgtaaatgtatcatgattaattgcgattaatcacataaaaCTTTACGGTTAATGCGTTAAAAAGATTTAAGCAATTTACATACAGCCCAAATAATTTTgtcttttgaaatgtaatataatatctgTTATGAAGCTTCTTCAGGGCGGTATTAAACCTTTCAATCCCTCGTTAACACAATGCTAAACTTCTTACAGATTCTGCATGGGACCTTTTTACTTTCGAGCTCAAGCGTAAGTAATATTTAAATACTGCATATGTTACATATGAAGTGACAGCACATTCAACACACTTTAAGCAAGCTTTTATTTATTGGTGTTACATTAAGGAAAAAGCCTCTAAAGCCTGAATATCTTTAATAAATGAAAGTTCTTCATTGCCTAGATGGTTTGTGACCTTAACTGTGTGCATGTACTACTTACCTGCAGGGCAATGTTGTGGCACACGTAACACACTTTCATGAGATCCTGGTAGATTGTACGCATATACTGCTCCATTTCCATGAGGCAGCGAACACTCAGAGTGTATTCACCATGTTTCTAAAGTAGCATGGGTGATTtttaatatatctttttttttacaaaacaaattccaatacaatcaaaaagcaaatagtctaaaatgtacctcatttaACCATTTGTCCTGGACAAATTTGTTTAAGACATGCTCAGTTTCTTTTTTCTTCAGTTTCTTTGTCTGGAGGGTGTCGGCACTATTTAAAATATCGGTGGAGGATGCAGAACCGCTCTCAGAGTCTACGATCAGATCCATCTGAATAggcacaaaaaaatattaattaaaactaaTTAACATCTATGATTTTCCTGAGATCAGTTTCAGAGTAGTCtgattacatacagtatttacttTGCTGTGAAAAAACATTTACCGTTTTCCTGAACAATTCCAGTTCATTGTCTGCATAATCAGACGCCATTCTTGTTATGTCAGTCTctgttatgtttacctgaatTACAGAAAATACTTGTCATTTCAGTTgaattcaaacaaacaaattatatcATACACTATCAATTCAGTAAACAGcagcaaaaaatacatatttagatGTGCATGAAGATTCTAACAAACCAATGCATAATACTGCAGTCCGTCCTCTTCAGACATGCCCTTTCTGATGTGCATAAACATGGGCTGAAGATGAGCATTGATGACATCAATGAATTCATCTAGTCTATCTTGCGTATAGTGTGCTATAAATGGAAGATAAATGCTAAATTAAAAAGGGCTTGACATATAGGTATTACACATATGTTTGAAATAATTGTACACATTTTGCTTGTAGTGCTGAATAAATATTAGGCTACAAAACATAAATCATAATCAGACAGAACTGAGTGTAATTAAATGCTATAACATATAGTCAGTGGGGGTTTTGCATACCTCCATGGGTCTCACAACAGTGTTTGTGTAGGGCTTTGGCCTGTGAAGCACTGATAATTCCATTGCTCATCATGGTCTGTAAGAAGCGCTTGTGACTTTCTCCCATTGGTCGCGACATTCTACTTCCTCTAagctggaaaatatatatatatatatatattttttttaattttttttttaataaaaaacaaacttgTTAATACTGGGCAAACATTTGATTATGCTAAGAAAATGATTTACCTTTCAAtatgaatattcaaatattaagtCAGCTTGAGTTTAAGTAAAACTGTAGGTTAATCACTATTAAACAGATAATCTTAGGAAGTGTATCACCTTACCATGCTCTTTACAAATGGACACTTTTTAACAAGACAGCCTAGGCAATTTCTAAGCAAGATCATtttaatgaatagttcacccctaAAACTCAAAATGAGATCGAAGGCTGAATCAATGTgctttttggtcttttttttgtAACTTGGCATTTAAAATCCCTCACTAGCCTTATTACGTCCCTATGTGACGTTGGTGTGTTGTTTCTTttggagtgtttttttttctcccctcggTTTCTGTAATAGGCAAGTTATGTCACGTGATACATTATGCACACTTAGAACATTTTGCTGTCTAAACACAGCTGGTAAGGGGCAAGTGCCACccactgtatttttttgtttggttagtTAGTATAGTTTAGGCACGACGTCATGGACGTTGAAGATTTTTGTttctacattttctttttgctttagGTAGGTTTATAGATCAAAAAGATTAAGAAGATTGGATGTTTTGGTTTTACTAATTAGTTCCTTTTCCTCCTCATCTTCAGTGTGGATGTACATAGTGTAAATATTGAGATAAAATCGTAAATATTGGATGTACAgtgtgtaaatattttattgtaattaatgCTTACCTTTGGATTGTTTGGACACTTGGGGTAACGGTTGCAAATTGTAAATAACCCTGTGTATATATTTCActaaactaatcctttaattaataaagat comes from the Xyrauchen texanus isolate HMW12.3.18 chromosome 12, RBS_HiC_50CHRs, whole genome shotgun sequence genome and includes:
- the nsmce1 gene encoding non-structural maintenance of chromosomes element 1 homolog, which encodes MSRPMGESHKRFLQTMMSNGIISASQAKALHKHCCETHGAHYTQDRLDEFIDVINAHLQPMFMHIRKGMSEEDGLQYYALVNITETDITRMASDYADNELELFRKTMDLIVDSESGSASSTDILNSADTLQTKKLKKKETEHVLNKFVQDKWLNEKHGEYTLSVRCLMEMEQYMRTIYQDLMKVCYVCHNIALQCQMCDSPTCGIKMHLPCVARYFKGRSDPHCPSCNDFWPHEIPEIQRPQSQSSQSQSSSAKENTAPTPSTSATRRSRRS